CTGGAGCAGCAGACCGGGGTGCCGGTGCTGGGGGTGATGCCCTGGCTCGACGAGCTGTTTCCCCCCGAGGACTCCCTCGACCTGCTCGAGCGGGGCAGCCGCAAGCCCCGCGCCGAGCTCGACCTGGTGGTGGTGCGCCTGCCCTCCCTGAGCAACTTCTCCGACCTCGACCCGCTCGAGGCCGAACCCAGCGTGCGACTGCGCTGGCTGCGGCCCGGGGAGCCCCTGGAGCAGCCCGGTGCCGTGATCCTGCCCGGCAGCAAGCAGACCCTGCGGGACCTGGCGGCGCTGCGCAGCAGCGGGATGGCGGAGCAGCTGCGCTCCTATGTGGCCCGGGGGGGGCAGGTGTTCGCCGTCTGCGGCGGCCTGCAGATGCTGGGTGAGGAGCTGCATGACCCCGACGGCCTGGAAGGGGGCCAGCCCGGGGAGCGGGTGAGCGGGCTGGGCCTGCTGCCCCTGCGCACCGTCTTCCAGGGCGACAAGGCGCTGCGGCAACGGCAGAGCCGGGCCCTCTGGCCCCCCGGCCCGGGCGACCTCCCTGAGGTGGAGGGCTTCGAGCTCCACCACGGCCGCAGTGTGCGGACCGACCCGGCGGGCTGTGCGCCGCTGGCGGAGGACGGGGCCCTGGGCTGGTGGGCGGAGTCCGGCAGCCAGGGGGGTCTGGTGGCCGGCACCTACCTGCACGGCATCTTCGAGAACGGGCCCTGGCGGCGCCGCTGGCTCAACCAGCTGCGGCGGCGGCGTCAGTTGCCGCCCCTGGAGGAGAACCAGCCCCACCACGGCCGCCAGCGGGACGCCCTGCTCGATCGCCTGGCCGACGCCTTCGAAGCCCACATCGATCTGGCGCCTCTGCTGGCCCCGGGGCCTCTCCCCCAGGGGCGGCGCCCCTGAATGGCCGGCACCCCCTAGATTTCCGCCAGCGCGGCCCTCTCCCCATCGCCATCCCCCGTCCTGCCATCACCATCGCCTGGCCGGACGGACGCACAATGACGGCCCTCCCCGGCCAGGACTGGCTGGAGGCCGCCCGCCAGGCAGCGGTGCTGATCCCCACCGGCTGCCTGGGGGGCAGCTGCGGCGCCTGCGAGATCGAGGTCAATGGACGGGTGGTGCGGGCCTGTGTCTCCACCGTGCCCTCCAGTCCCAGCGGCCGGCTGACCGTCAGCCTGGCCAGTGATCCCCACTGGTAGGTCGTGTGAGTTCCCCCCCCCGGTTCCACATCCTCTCGATCGATTTCCAGGATCTCGATGTGATCTGGAACGTGCGGCTCTTCTATCGGGCTGCGGGCTACGGGTTCGCCCGTGACGGCGTCGATCCGGATCTCGACCTGCTGGTGATCCTGCGCGGCGATCCGGGCCTGGCCCATCGGGAGCACCGGGGGATCGTGCATGTGTACGACTACGTCAAGGAGCTCCAGGTGGACTGGCTCGAGCGCTTTCCCCTGGCCCGTGACATCCGGCTGATCTCCCTGTTCCCACCCGACCCGGTTCCCGAGGGGCTGCGCTGGGTGCCGGGGTACCTGCCGGTGGTTCCCGAGTTCTGGCAGCGAAGCCCCTTCCGCAAGCGAGCCGGCCGGCCGCTGCACATCGCCAATTTCAAGCCGATGGGCGACGACCCCTACCAGCAGGATCTGGCCCGGCTGGCCCGCCGGGGGCTGGTGCGGGTCTTCGGTGGCCGCTGGGACAGGCTGGGCCTGGCCACCCACGGCCTCAGCTACCTGGAAGCGAATCGGCTGCTGGCGAGCGCCTGGTGCTGCTACGGCCTGATGTACCCCTACCAGCGGGGCACCACCCTCTCCGGCCGCATGTGGCAGGCACCCCTGCATGGCTGTCTGGTGATCAGCGAACAGGGCACCAACCCCCTGGGACTGCCCGGGATCCTTGAAGTGGAACGCTTCTCCGCGGAGACGCTGCTGAGCGTGGGCTCGATCCGGGAGTGCTGGCAGGTCAGACAGGAGGCCACCCGGTACTGGCGCGAGGCCACCGAGCGGCTGGCCCTGCAACTGGACCTGCCGGCCTACCGGGGTCCTTCGGCCGCGCAACTGACCAGCTGCGGTCGGGAGCGGCTGGCCCAGCACCTGCAGGTGGTCTGGGGCCGGCGCCTGGGGCGGACGGCGCGGTGGCTGGCGCCGCCTCCGGTCAGCTGCTGGTGGCGGCGACGGCAGCGGACGCTGCAGGGACTGGGGCGACGCCTGCAGGGGCCCTCCAGGCCGGGCGGGCAGACAACGAACCGCTGAGAGGCCGCCTCAGCCAGAGCGATGCGGCGTCATCGTCGAATCGAAACCACGGGACCTTCGATGTCAGCGGGCAGGGGCTACGATGCCATGACGCATGACGTTTTTGTAGGAATCTAGATGGCGCTGCCAACAGTCCTGAAGCGTGCCGTTCCCAAGAACGTGCAATCGGCTGTCAAGAGTTTTCTGTGGCCTGAATACTCCCCTGTACCCCCGCCTCAGAAGGTCATTGAATTCTGGGTGGATGTGGTGAGTGGCTGCAATCTCCGTTGCACGGCCTGTCCAGTCGGCATGCCCGAGTACACCAACAGCATCGGCCAGAAGCTGACAGAAATGCCGATTGAGCTGTTCGAGAAGATCTGCCTGAAGGCCAAGGCCGACACCAATGACAACTGCCGCTTCGGTCTGTACAACTGGACCGAACCCACCCTCCATTCCAGGCTCCATGAACTGATTGCCTGCGCCGAGAGCCATGGCGTCCCCTGCGGCATCTCCTCCAATCTCAATTACGACTACGACTGGTCCCTGCTCAAGCCCCTGCGCCTGTGGAACTTCACGATCACGGTGTCGGGCTTTACCCAGCGCACCTACCAGATCAACCACAAGGGCGGCCGGATCGAACCGGTGCTCGCCAACCTGATCCGCATCTCCGAAACCCTCGGCGACTGGGAATGCTTCCAGAACATCGACGTGCGCTATTTGGTTCACAAGCAGAACCTGCATGAAGTGCACCTGTTCAAGCACTTCTGCGACAAATTGGGGATAAAATTCAGCCCCTACCACGCCTATTACATGCCCATCGACAAGATGTTCGACGGGCTCGAAACGATTCCCCCGGAACTCGAGTACATCTATTACAGCCCCCAGCTGGTGCAGCAGGCCATCGGTGACCACCGATCACAGAATTGCTTCATGCGCGAGTCCCAGGTCTGCCTCGACCACGAAGGCAACTTCTCGGTCTGCTGCGTGCAGTCCCCCTCCGCCCCATCAATCGCCAACTATCTGGACACCCCCTACCAGGTGATGCAGGCCAAGCGCTATGGCAGCGAACTCTGCAAGAAGTGCACCAGCACCGGCATCAACATCTTCGCCACCTATGGCATGCAGGAGCCGCCGGAGATCCAGCAATCGATCGAAAAACTTCTCCCCGTCGACCTGAAGGATTTTCGCTGATCAGTGACATCCAATGATGCAGCCTCGCGCAGCGAGACCGACACGCCCGCCTACGACTATTTGATCGTCGGCTGCGGGCTGTTCGGTGCCACCTTTGCCCGACTCGCCACCGATGCCGGAAAACGTTGTCTCATCGTCGAGCGCCGCCCCCACATCGGTGGCAATTGCTATACGGAGAAGCTGGAAGGCATCAACGTCCATCGCTACGGCGCCCATATCTTTCACACCAGCAACAAGGCCGTCTGGGCCTTCGTCAATAGGTTTGCAGAATTCAATAACTATATCAACTCACCCAAGGCGATCTCCGGAGACAAGCTATATTCCCTACCCTTCAACATGAATACCTTCTACGAGCTCTGGCAGACGCGCACGCCCGAGGAAGCCCGGCAGAAGATCGCCTCCCAGCGCTTCACCGGCGAACCCACCAACCTGGAAGAGCAGGCCCTGTCACTGGTGGGGAAGGACATCTACGAGACCCTGATCCGCGACTACACCCGCAAACAGTGGGGCAAGCATCCCCGTGAACTGCCCGCCTTCATCATCAAGCGGCTGCCGTTGCGCTTCACCTACGACAACAACTATTTCTCCGACCGCTACCAGGGGATCCCGATCGGCGGTTACACGGCCCTGTTCGACGCCTTGCTGGAGGGCATCGAGGTCCGCCTCAACGTCGATTACTTCGCCGACCGCACCCCGTTGGGGCGCCTGGCCCGCAAGGTGGTCTATACCGGCTGCATCGACCAGTATTTCGACTATGGGCTGGGGAGGCTGGAGTACCGCTCGCTCGCGTTCGACAACGCCGTGGTGGAAACCGACAACTTCCAGGGCAATGCGGTGATCAACTACTGCGATACCCGCGAGCCCTTCACCCGCATCATCGAGCACAAGCACTTCGAAGGCTCCAGCTCCCCCGTCACCGTGATCACCAAGGAGTACCCCCGGCCCTGCAACGGTGAGGCCATTCCCTACTACCCGGTCAACGATGCCCACAACCAGGGGCTGTACCGGCGCTATCAGGAGCTCTCCCAGGGAACGGAGAACGTGATCTTCGGGGGCCGTCTCTCCGAATACAAGTACATGGACATGCACGTGGTGATCGAATCGGCCATGAACCGGTTCCGCAGCGAGAGCCGTCAGGCGTCGGCCTGAATCAGCCCGCCACCGAGCAGCACCTCGCCTCTGTAGGCCACCGCCGCCTGCCCAGGAGCCACCGAGAACTGGGGCTCGGCGAAGTCGAGCCGGGCCCGGTGGGGCCGTCCGGCGGCGTGGTCGGCGGCCGTTTCGGGCAGGGGCGTCAGCAGGGCCCGCTCGGGCAGGCTGCGGTAGCGCACCTGCACCTCCACCTCGATCGGTCCGCTGGGCGGCGCGATCGACACCCAGTTGACGGCGCCGAGCACACAGGCCTGGCGTGTCGCCTCCCGCCGGGGCGCCACCACCACCCGGTTCATGGCCCCATCCAGCCGCACCACATGGAGGGGTTCGCTCCAGGCCACCCCCAGACCCTTGCGTTGGCCGATGGTGAAGTGCTCGATCCCGTCGTGCTGGCCGAGCACCGTGCCGTCCGCGAGAACAATCTCACCCTGTCGAGGCGCCAGGTAGGCATCCAGGAACGCCCGCATCGACCCATGGTGATCGGCCAGACAGAGGTCCTGGCTTTCGGGCTTGGCGGCGGTGCGCAGGCCGAGGCGTGCGGCCTCGGCGCGGGTGGCCTCCTTGGTGAGTTCACCGAGGGGGAAGACCAGCCGCCCCAGCACCGACTGGGGCAGGTCGTAGAGGAAGTAGCTCTGGTCCTTGTGGGCATCGAGGCCCCGCAGCAACTGGTGGCGGCCGTCCTGGGGGTCGTCCTGGCGCAGCCGGGCGTAGTGGCCCGTGGCGAGGCGGCCGATGTTGCGCTCCGCCTCGGCCCACTCCAGCATCGGGCCGAACTTCACCGCCCGGTTGCAGCGGGAGCAGGGCAGGGGGGTGAGGCCATCGCCGTAGCCCTCCACCAGGAAATCGACGATCTGCTCCTGGAACCGGGCCCGGGAATCGACCACATGGTGGGGAACCCCCAGCTGGTCACAGATGCCGGCCGCATCCACCAGACCCTCGGCGCAGCAGGCGCCCTTGCCACTCATCAGCCACAGGGTGAGGCCCTCGACCTCCCAGCCGGCCGCCACCAGCAGGGCGGCGGTCAGGGAACTGTCGACGCCGCCGGAGAGGCCCACCGCCACGCGCCGTTCACCGGGCCAGTCGCCAAGCCGTCCCAGCACCTCGGCCACCTCGGGGCTGGCGGCGGGGGGCTGGGCGGTGGACGCAGGCGGAACTGAGACCGTGGCAGCGGAGGGGCTCAAGGATCCCGATGGGTGGAACGGGGGGACGCCTCCATCATGGGAGAGCACTGCTCGGGCCGCCGTGAACCTCGGGCCGATGCCCACCGCCTGGCCGACGGCGGATGCCGATCACCTTCTGGTGAGCGGCGCCGCCATGGCCGCCATCGAGCAGGAGCTGTTCGCCAGCGGACTGCCGGTGGAGGCCCTGATGGAGAAGGCCGCCCTGGCGGTGAGCCGCCGCCTGGCGGAACGGCCGTCTCGGGACCGGCAGGACGGCCTGCTGGTGCTGGTGGGACCGGGCCACAACGGCGGCGATGGGCTGGTGGTGGCCAGGGAATGGCACCTGGCCGGAGGCCGGGTGCGGATCTGGTGCCCCTTCGAGCGCCGCCGGCCTCTCACCGAGGCCCACCTGCGCCATGCCCGCTGGCTGGGCATTCCCCTGCTGGAGGCCCCGCCCGACCCGGAGGATCCAGCCCTCTGGGTGGATGCCCTGTTCGGCATCGGCCAGCACCGGCCGGCCGGACCGCTGATCGAAGCCCTGCTGGGGGACCGGCAGCGGCGGCGGCCCGGCGCCCTGGTGGCGATCGATGTCCCCACCGGCCTGGACGCCGATGACGGGGTGCTGCTCGGCGGGGTCGCCGCCACGGCCGCCACCACCTACACCATCGGCCTGATCAAGCGGGGCCTCGTCCAGGACACCGCCCTGCGCTGGGTGGGACGGCTGGAGCGGATCGACCTGGGACTGCCGGCCGCGCTCCTGGGCCAGCCCGGTGGCGAGCCACTGCTGGGCCTGGGGGCCGCCGACCCGTGCTCGGCCCCCTGGCCCGTGCCGGATCCAGCCGCCGGGAAGTACGCCCGCGGACGCCTGCTGGTTGTGGCCGGCAGCCACCGCTTCCGGGGGGCCGCCCACCTGGCCCTGGCCGGCGCCACGGCCTCCGGATGCGGCAGCCTCCGGGCCGCCCTCCCCCAGGAGATCACCCCCCACCTCTGGCAGATCCACCCCCATGTGGTGCTGGAGCCCGGCCTGGGGGCCACCCCGGCCGGGGGGCTGGCGCTGGCGGATCTGGCCGCGGGCTGGCTGGATCGGCTGGATGCGGTGCTGCTGGGTCCCGGCCTGGGCGGAGTCGGTCTCGCCGGTGCACCACCAGCGGCGGGGATCGACGCCCCGGAGCGGCAGTGCTGGCAGGATCTGGCCGACTTCGCCGGCCTGCTGGTGCTCGATGCCGATGGCCTCAATCGCCTGGCGGCCATGGGCAGCGACTGGCTGGGGACCCGCCAGGGGCCCACCTGGATCACCCCCCACGCGGAGGAGTTCCGCAGGCTCTTCCCCGACCTGGCTCCGCTGCCCCGGCCCGAGGCGGCGGGGGCGGCGGCCCGCCGCACGGGCGCCAGCGTGCTGCTCAAGGGGGCCCGCAGCGTCGTGGCGGCCCCGGATGGGCGCCGCTGGCAGCTGCTGGTGGCCTGCCCGGAGGCGGCCAGGGCCGGACTCGGGGATGTGCTCGCCGGCTACGCGGCGGGGCGGGGGGCCCTGGCCATGGCCGCCATGGGGCAGGCGGGAACGCCAGGGGCCGATGCCGTCTGGCTGGCAGCCGCCGCCCTCGACCATGCCCTGGCCGGCGTCCGGACCCATCGCCGGCACGGGCCCGGAGGCGTGACCCCCCTCGCGGTGGCCGAGGCCCTGGAACATCCGGAGCCAATGAAATAGGGCGGAGCGGCCACTTCCCCATCGGGAGACTCTGATGGACTCCTCAGACCGGCAACAGAAGAATTAGCCCTTTGCTCATCCAATCAAAGCCTATTGCTAAAGAAGTCCGATTGTGTGCGGGTTCACATCTCATTCCTTAAAAGTTGTTCCAGACACTTTCTGCCCCTGCCGGTGGGTGGATAATCCGTTGACACTTTCGAAGGCGCCATTACGCCCCCTCCTATGACCGTCTCCGCCATTGCGACGAGAAGGGAGGGCTCCACCCGCAGAGGGAGTGATTCCATCACGTGGTACCTCACCTCCATCGGCAGAGAGCCTCTGTTGACCCCGGCCGAGGAGATCGAGCTCGGCAACCAGGTGCAGGCGATGATGCACCTGGTGGAAGAATCAAAAACCGGATACTCCGTCCAGGAGAACAAGACGATCAAGGTCGGCCGCCGCTCCAAGGAGCGCATGATGCGGGCCAATCTTCGGCTCGTGGTGAGCGTGGCCAAGAAGTATCAGGGCAAGGGGCTCGAACTGCTCGATCTGATCCAGGAAGGTTCCCTCGGCCTCGAGCGTGCCGTCGAAAAGTTCGACCCCACCCGGGGCTACAAGTTCTCCACCTATGCCTTCTGGTGGATCCGCCAGAGCATGACCCGTGCCATCGCCTGCCAGTCCCGGGCCATCCGCCTGCCTGTTCACCTCAGTGAACGGTTGACGACCGTGCGCAAGGTGAGCCTCGAGCTGGCCCACAAGCTCGGCGCCATGCCCAGCCGCCGTGAGATCTCCGAAGCCATGGCCATCCCCGTCGAGGAGCTTGACTCCCTGCTGCGCCAGGCCCTCACCATCTCCAGCCTGGATGCCCCCATCCATGCGGAGGACGGCCGCAGCTTCCTGGGGGACCTGATCGCCGATGGGTCCGCCGAGGAGCCGCTGGATCGCATCGAGCGGGGCATGCACCAGGAGCAGCTGGCCGAGCTCATGGGCCACCTCTCCGCCCAGGAGAAGGAGGTGCTGGCCCTCCGCTTCGGCCTCGACGGCATGGAGCGCCACACCCTGGCCGAGATCGGCCGGCAGCTGGATGTCTCCAGGGAGCGGGTGCGGCAGATTGAACTCAAGGCCCTGCGCAAACTGCGCAGCCTCTCGACCCGGTCCGCCGTTCCCCTGGCCTGATCGGCCGGCTCCTCAGCCCCGGCCGCCTCCGGCCAGAAGCCGTTTCAACCACCCCTTTGCCTGGAGCCCGGCGATCTTCAGTCGGCTCTCGCCTTTGAGGCCGCGATCGCGGCGGATCTGGATCGGAGCGTCGCCGACCCTCTCCCAGTCCGGCAGCCAGCAATTGTCGGTGCGGGGAAACCAGAATTCGAACACGGATGTTGTCGAGATGGGCAGCAACTTACCCAGGATCGAGTAGATCGACTGATCATGGCGGTGCTCCTGGAACCCCTCCAGATTGGGAGAACGGGAGGGGCGGTCGTCGATCATCGAGAAATCCTCACTGAACACCCTGATCCAGTGCCGCATGAAGTCCATGGCGGCGGGGCACTTGCGCACGAAGAAAGTGGTGGCCCCCAGCTGCTGGCTGCCGGTGATCTCGGGCCTATCCCGCACCGCCAGCCGGTCGAGCAGATCACCCTTGGTCCACTTGGCCTCCCCCTGATCGGGAAACTGACGGCCCTCGTAGATGAGGGAACCATTGGGGGGAAGACATTCGAAACCCTGCAGGCCGGAAGGGGCCTCCGCAGCCATCGCAAAGAACTCCAGCAGGCGCTGCCTTCCCGCAGGGTTGAGGTGACAGCCGGAATCGATCCAGTGCACCAGATCGCCGTCCTGCAGACGCTGGAGGGTCTGAAGAACGATCTGGGGCTTCCAGGCGTAGTAGCCAAAACCCCGGTGCTCCGGCGTCAGATAATCCTTGAACTGCTGGCGAAACGCAGGATCGAGATCGAACTCCGAGGCACTTACGATATCTGTGTACACGCCCATATCCTTCGCCTGACGACATAAGCGGCGCCGGGCCACTTTCATGCGGTGATCCGAGAAAGTGACGAGGACGCGTTTGGTCATCAGACCCGTTGCCATTCCGGCAATTTTAGTGATTCTAACATCGACTCAAGAAAAGACCGATTCCCGCGAAGAAATCAGGCCCAATTCCAATGGCCCCAGCGCCCGCCAAGCGACTCCAGCACCGCCCGGCCTGCCAGGAACTGTCGCGTCAGTTCAGTCGTCGGCCCAGATGTAACGGGTGAGTTCACTGCCATCGGGCTCCGGTGCCGCGAGGGCGAACTCGACGCAATCAGCGACTACGGCATCAATCTCCCTGTCGATCTCCTTGAGTTCCTCGGCCGTGGCCAGACCCTGCTCCATCAGTCGGACCGCCAGCTGCTTGATCGGATCACGCTTGGCCCAGAACTCCTTCTCCGCCGCTTCGCGGAGTTCGTCGGGATCCGCCAGGGAATGGCCGCGGAAGCGGTAGGTGAGGCATTCCAGCAGGGTGGGACCCTCTCCAGCCCTGGCCCGGGCGATCGCCCGCTGGGCCGCCGCCCGCACGGCCAGCACATCCATGCCATCGACCTCCTCGCCAACCATGCCGAAGCCGGCCGCCTTGCGCCAGATCTCCGGCTCGCTGGTGGCCCGGTTGTGGTCCATGCCGATGGCCCAGCGGTTGTTTTCGACCACGAACAGGATCGGCAGCTTCCACAGCGCCGCCATGTTGAGGCATTCGTAGAACTGGCCGATGTTGCAGGTGCCGTCTCCGAAGAAGGCCGCCGTGACCGCATCGCTGTCGGCCTGGCCGAGGGCCTCCCGCTTGTAGCGGCTGGTGAAGGCCGCCCCCAGGGCCACCGGGATGCCCTCGCCGATGAACGCATAGCCGCCAAGGAGATGGTGCTCCCGGGAGAAGAGGTGCATCGAGCCGCCCCGCCCCTTGCTGCAGCCGGTGGCCTTGCCGAACAGTTCACTCATCACCTCCCGGGCCGGCACACCACAGCTCAGGGCGTGGACATGGTCGCGGTAGGTGCTGCAGAACCAGTCGTGCTGGAGACGCATCGCCCGGATCACCCCGGTGGAGACAGCCTCCTGACCGTTGTACAGATGCACGAAGCCGAACATCTTGCCGCGGTAGTACATCTCAGCGCACTTGTCCTCGAAGCGGCGCCCCAGCGTCATGTCGCGGTAGAGCATCAGGCCCTCGTCCCGGCTGACACTGGCCCGCTCGGCCGGGTACAGGCCCTCGAGCCGCACCGCATGGCTGCCCGCCTCCTCGGACGACGAGCTTGCCCCGACGGTGCCGGGCTGCGCTGCCCGCGCCGCGGTCAGTTCCTGAGTCATGGCAGGACGGCGATGCGATTCGTGGCCACGACTGTACGGGGTCCGTTCCCTGATGACAGTCAAAACCACTGCCTCTGACTACAGTCGCGCCCCAGCGGCCTCATCGGATTGGACCTGCCGATCGATCACTTCCGGTTGCTGGGTGTCTCTCCCTCCGCCGACGCCCAGGGGGTCCTGCGCACGCTTCAGTCGCGGCTGGACCGGGTGCCCCACGGAGGGTTCACCCAGGAAACGCTGCAGGCGCGGGCCGACCTGCTCCGCGCCAGTGCCGACCTGCTCTGCGACCACGATCGACGCGCCGCCTACGAAGCGGAACTGACGGGCCTGGCCGACACCGGAGGCTCCCTGCAGCCGGCCCTGGAGATCGCCACCACCCGCCAGGTGGGGGGTCTGCTGCTGCTGATGGAGGGGGGCCAGCCCCTGGAGACGTTCGAGCTGGCCAGCCGCTGCCTGCAGCTGCCCCAGGCCCCCACCCTCGGCAGTGGCCGCGAAACCGATCTGACGCTTCTGGCGGGACTG
This genomic stretch from Cyanobium gracile PCC 6307 harbors:
- a CDS encoding sigma-70 family RNA polymerase sigma factor; its protein translation is MTVSAIATRREGSTRRGSDSITWYLTSIGREPLLTPAEEIELGNQVQAMMHLVEESKTGYSVQENKTIKVGRRSKERMMRANLRLVVSVAKKYQGKGLELLDLIQEGSLGLERAVEKFDPTRGYKFSTYAFWWIRQSMTRAIACQSRAIRLPVHLSERLTTVRKVSLELAHKLGAMPSRREISEAMAIPVEELDSLLRQALTISSLDAPIHAEDGRSFLGDLIADGSAEEPLDRIERGMHQEQLAELMGHLSAQEKEVLALRFGLDGMERHTLAEIGRQLDVSRERVRQIELKALRKLRSLSTRSAVPLA
- the mnmA gene encoding tRNA 2-thiouridine(34) synthase MnmA — encoded protein: MAEVLGRLGDWPGERRVAVGLSGGVDSSLTAALLVAAGWEVEGLTLWLMSGKGACCAEGLVDAAGICDQLGVPHHVVDSRARFQEQIVDFLVEGYGDGLTPLPCSRCNRAVKFGPMLEWAEAERNIGRLATGHYARLRQDDPQDGRHQLLRGLDAHKDQSYFLYDLPQSVLGRLVFPLGELTKEATRAEAARLGLRTAAKPESQDLCLADHHGSMRAFLDAYLAPRQGEIVLADGTVLGQHDGIEHFTIGQRKGLGVAWSEPLHVVRLDGAMNRVVVAPRREATRQACVLGAVNWVSIAPPSGPIEVEVQVRYRSLPERALLTPLPETAADHAAGRPHRARLDFAEPQFSVAPGQAAVAYRGEVLLGGGLIQADA
- the pdhA gene encoding pyruvate dehydrogenase (acetyl-transferring) E1 component subunit alpha; this translates as MTQELTAARAAQPGTVGASSSSEEAGSHAVRLEGLYPAERASVSRDEGLMLYRDMTLGRRFEDKCAEMYYRGKMFGFVHLYNGQEAVSTGVIRAMRLQHDWFCSTYRDHVHALSCGVPAREVMSELFGKATGCSKGRGGSMHLFSREHHLLGGYAFIGEGIPVALGAAFTSRYKREALGQADSDAVTAAFFGDGTCNIGQFYECLNMAALWKLPILFVVENNRWAIGMDHNRATSEPEIWRKAAGFGMVGEEVDGMDVLAVRAAAQRAIARARAGEGPTLLECLTYRFRGHSLADPDELREAAEKEFWAKRDPIKQLAVRLMEQGLATAEELKEIDREIDAVVADCVEFALAAPEPDGSELTRYIWADD
- a CDS encoding NAD(P)H-hydrate epimerase, with product MPTAWPTADADHLLVSGAAMAAIEQELFASGLPVEALMEKAALAVSRRLAERPSRDRQDGLLVLVGPGHNGGDGLVVAREWHLAGGRVRIWCPFERRRPLTEAHLRHARWLGIPLLEAPPDPEDPALWVDALFGIGQHRPAGPLIEALLGDRQRRRPGALVAIDVPTGLDADDGVLLGGVAATAATTYTIGLIKRGLVQDTALRWVGRLERIDLGLPAALLGQPGGEPLLGLGAADPCSAPWPVPDPAAGKYARGRLLVVAGSHRFRGAAHLALAGATASGCGSLRAALPQEITPHLWQIHPHVVLEPGLGATPAGGLALADLAAGWLDRLDAVLLGPGLGGVGLAGAPPAAGIDAPERQCWQDLADFAGLLVLDADGLNRLAAMGSDWLGTRQGPTWITPHAEEFRRLFPDLAPLPRPEAAGAAARRTGASVLLKGARSVVAAPDGRRWQLLVACPEAARAGLGDVLAGYAAGRGALAMAAMGQAGTPGADAVWLAAAALDHALAGVRTHRRHGPGGVTPLAVAEALEHPEPMK
- a CDS encoding 2Fe-2S iron-sulfur cluster-binding protein, with the protein product MTALPGQDWLEAARQAAVLIPTGCLGGSCGACEIEVNGRVVRACVSTVPSSPSGRLTVSLASDPHW
- the glf gene encoding UDP-galactopyranose mutase; protein product: MTSNDAASRSETDTPAYDYLIVGCGLFGATFARLATDAGKRCLIVERRPHIGGNCYTEKLEGINVHRYGAHIFHTSNKAVWAFVNRFAEFNNYINSPKAISGDKLYSLPFNMNTFYELWQTRTPEEARQKIASQRFTGEPTNLEEQALSLVGKDIYETLIRDYTRKQWGKHPRELPAFIIKRLPLRFTYDNNYFSDRYQGIPIGGYTALFDALLEGIEVRLNVDYFADRTPLGRLARKVVYTGCIDQYFDYGLGRLEYRSLAFDNAVVETDNFQGNAVINYCDTREPFTRIIEHKHFEGSSSPVTVITKEYPRPCNGEAIPYYPVNDAHNQGLYRRYQELSQGTENVIFGGRLSEYKYMDMHVVIESAMNRFRSESRQASA
- a CDS encoding cobyric acid synthase; the protein is MVLGTSSGAGKSLMTAALCRVLRRRGEQPLPFKGQNMSLNAWVDQQGGEMAYSQALQAWAAGLEPRVTMNPVLLKPRGDSTSEVIHLGRSVGTARAEHYYRDWFRPGWAAIRTGLEELQAAHPGGRLVLEGAGSPVEVNLQARDLTNLRLAQYLRARCLLVADIERGGVFAQIVGTLALLRPVERPLIGGLLINRFRGRRSLFDAGRDWLEQQTGVPVLGVMPWLDELFPPEDSLDLLERGSRKPRAELDLVVVRLPSLSNFSDLDPLEAEPSVRLRWLRPGEPLEQPGAVILPGSKQTLRDLAALRSSGMAEQLRSYVARGGQVFAVCGGLQMLGEELHDPDGLEGGQPGERVSGLGLLPLRTVFQGDKALRQRQSRALWPPGPGDLPEVEGFELHHGRSVRTDPAGCAPLAEDGALGWWAESGSQGGLVAGTYLHGIFENGPWRRRWLNQLRRRRQLPPLEENQPHHGRQRDALLDRLADAFEAHIDLAPLLAPGPLPQGRRP